One segment of Paraburkholderia sp. PGU19 DNA contains the following:
- a CDS encoding carbohydrate porin produces MKKKLKTTLLSSAMPVGLSVLVSFGMVSIANAQTAPEGTPPAEPASNAKANNNAVPDQANAAPTGFWERSTLFGDMGGLRPWLGQYGVSLALQETSEYLGNLTGGTRRGGAYDGLTQLAVGVDLEKAIGLTGGSFNVSALQIHGTSLTQRNLQTLQPASGIEADATTRLWELWYQQTLFGGKADVKIGQQSLDQEFMVSQNAVPFINATFGWPALPSVDMPAGGPAYPLASLGARVRVKPSDAWTVLAGVFDGNPAGSNTGDPQQQNAHGTNFNLHNGALFIGEVQYALNPPPANPADQTASSGLPGTYKLGFWYNTQHFADQRFDNTGRSLADPASTGIPQSHTGNYSLYAVADQMVWRPSAESPRSVNVFARVMGAPGDRNLIDLGVNAGVTLKAPFNGRDNDIAGLAVGYAKIGSHAQDLASDKAALTTPGYPSRSAETVIEATYQCQLTPWWILQADAQYFFRPSGGIPQPDNASSRIGNEFVVGVRTNITF; encoded by the coding sequence ATGAAGAAGAAACTGAAAACGACATTGCTTTCGTCCGCGATGCCCGTCGGTCTGAGCGTGCTGGTCTCGTTCGGCATGGTGTCGATCGCCAACGCACAGACGGCACCAGAGGGTACGCCTCCGGCAGAACCTGCTTCGAACGCCAAAGCGAATAACAACGCTGTTCCCGACCAGGCAAACGCTGCACCGACAGGATTCTGGGAGCGCTCGACTCTCTTTGGTGACATGGGCGGACTGCGTCCGTGGCTCGGCCAGTACGGCGTGTCACTCGCCTTGCAGGAGACGAGCGAATACCTCGGCAATCTCACGGGCGGCACGCGGCGCGGCGGCGCTTACGATGGCCTGACGCAACTGGCCGTCGGCGTAGACCTGGAAAAGGCGATTGGACTGACGGGCGGCAGCTTCAACGTGTCGGCGTTGCAGATCCACGGCACGAGCCTCACGCAACGCAACCTGCAGACGTTGCAACCCGCGAGCGGCATCGAAGCCGATGCGACCACGCGTCTGTGGGAACTCTGGTATCAGCAGACGCTGTTCGGCGGCAAGGCGGACGTGAAGATCGGGCAACAAAGTCTCGATCAGGAATTCATGGTCAGCCAGAACGCCGTGCCGTTCATCAATGCGACCTTCGGCTGGCCCGCGCTGCCTTCGGTGGATATGCCTGCGGGCGGACCCGCGTATCCGCTGGCGTCGCTCGGCGCGCGAGTGCGTGTGAAGCCGTCGGACGCATGGACGGTACTCGCAGGCGTGTTCGACGGTAATCCTGCTGGCAGCAACACAGGCGATCCGCAACAGCAGAACGCGCATGGCACCAACTTCAATCTGCACAATGGCGCGCTCTTCATTGGCGAAGTGCAGTACGCATTGAATCCGCCGCCTGCGAATCCTGCGGATCAAACCGCTTCGTCGGGCTTGCCAGGCACCTACAAGCTCGGCTTCTGGTACAACACGCAGCATTTCGCGGATCAGCGTTTCGACAACACGGGCCGCTCGCTCGCTGATCCGGCGAGCACCGGCATCCCGCAAAGCCACACAGGCAACTACAGCCTGTATGCGGTGGCGGATCAGATGGTGTGGCGTCCGTCGGCTGAGAGTCCACGCTCGGTCAATGTGTTTGCTCGCGTGATGGGCGCGCCAGGCGACCGCAATCTGATCGATCTCGGCGTGAATGCCGGTGTGACGCTCAAGGCGCCGTTCAACGGGCGCGATAACGACATCGCCGGGCTCGCGGTCGGCTACGCGAAGATCGGCTCGCACGCACAAGACCTTGCCAGCGATAAGGCCGCGCTGACCACGCCAGGCTATCCGTCGCGCAGCGCCGAGACGGTGATCGAAGCGACGTATCAATGTCAGCTCACGCCCTGGTGGATCCTTCAGGCGGACGCGCAGTACTTTTTCCGTCCTTCGGGTGGGATTCCTCAACCGGACAACGCCAGCTCGCGCATCGGCAATGAGTTTGTCGTCGGCGTTCGCACGAACATCACGTTCTGA
- a CDS encoding ABC transporter permease subunit, with translation MEFKFSLNRTANASAWRLLPNGWDFVAFPLIICLLAMAAIGFHQTLAPMSALKEEAISLNPAMLPEYAMRTTLRMLAAMVASLVFTLTYGTLAAKSRRAEKVLVPILDILQSVPVLGYISFTVTFFLSLFPGRVLGAELAAVFAIWTSQAWNMTFSFYQSLRTVPRDLDEVSKGFHLTGWQRFWKLEVPFSMPGLIWNMMMSMSGGWFFVVASEAITVGNNTITLPGIGAYLAQAISEKDLHAVGWVILTMTVVILAYDQLLFRPLVAWADKFRMETTSSGNAPESWLLDMLRRTHLIHRSLMPLGALFAGVARMPVRMPMHNTNRFGGARNRTWKRVGDIVWGAVVVVLTAYVVYRVVAYVRTGVTLDEVGHVLLLGLITLLRVVVLIAISSVIWVPLGVLIGLRPALAEKIQPLAQFLAAFPANLLFPVFVIVIVKFQLNPDIWLSPLIVLGTQWYILFNVIAGATSYPNDYKEAATNFRIRGWQWWRQAMLPGIFPYYITGAITASGGAWNASIVSEFVQWGDTKVAAHGLGAYIAQTTAAGDFPKIILGIAVMSLFVTLFNRILWRPLYAYAESRLRLD, from the coding sequence ATGGAATTCAAATTCAGCCTGAACCGCACGGCGAACGCATCCGCGTGGCGCCTGCTACCAAACGGATGGGACTTCGTTGCCTTTCCGTTGATCATCTGTCTGCTTGCAATGGCTGCAATCGGCTTTCATCAGACACTTGCGCCGATGTCGGCATTGAAAGAAGAAGCGATCTCGCTGAACCCGGCGATGCTGCCGGAATACGCGATGCGCACCACGTTGCGCATGCTCGCCGCGATGGTCGCTTCGCTCGTGTTTACGCTGACGTATGGCACGTTAGCCGCCAAGAGCCGTCGCGCCGAGAAAGTACTGGTTCCGATTCTGGACATCCTGCAATCGGTGCCCGTGCTGGGCTACATATCGTTTACAGTGACATTCTTTCTCTCGCTGTTTCCGGGCCGCGTGCTGGGCGCGGAACTGGCCGCCGTCTTTGCAATCTGGACGAGCCAGGCCTGGAACATGACGTTCAGCTTCTATCAATCGTTGCGCACGGTGCCGCGCGATCTCGACGAAGTATCGAAGGGCTTTCATCTGACCGGCTGGCAACGCTTCTGGAAACTCGAAGTGCCGTTCTCGATGCCCGGCCTCATCTGGAACATGATGATGTCGATGTCGGGCGGCTGGTTCTTCGTGGTCGCCTCGGAAGCCATTACGGTCGGCAACAACACGATCACGTTGCCGGGCATTGGCGCGTATCTCGCGCAGGCCATCTCGGAGAAGGACCTGCATGCCGTCGGCTGGGTCATCCTGACGATGACGGTCGTGATCCTCGCTTACGATCAGCTTCTGTTCAGGCCGCTCGTCGCGTGGGCCGACAAGTTTCGCATGGAGACGACGAGTTCGGGCAATGCGCCGGAGTCGTGGCTGCTCGACATGCTGCGCCGTACGCATCTGATTCACCGCTCGCTGATGCCGCTAGGCGCCTTGTTCGCGGGCGTGGCGCGCATGCCCGTGCGCATGCCGATGCACAACACCAACCGTTTTGGTGGCGCGCGAAACCGCACGTGGAAGCGCGTGGGCGACATCGTCTGGGGTGCCGTGGTGGTCGTGCTGACTGCTTATGTCGTGTACCGCGTGGTCGCCTATGTGCGGACGGGCGTCACGCTCGACGAAGTGGGCCACGTACTGTTGTTGGGTCTCATCACGCTGCTGCGCGTGGTGGTGTTGATTGCGATTTCATCGGTGATCTGGGTGCCGTTGGGCGTGCTGATCGGGCTGCGCCCCGCGCTGGCCGAAAAAATCCAGCCGCTTGCGCAGTTTCTGGCTGCGTTTCCGGCCAATCTGTTGTTCCCGGTATTCGTCATCGTGATCGTGAAGTTTCAACTGAATCCGGATATCTGGCTGTCGCCGCTGATCGTGCTCGGCACACAGTGGTACATCCTGTTCAACGTCATTGCGGGGGCGACGTCCTATCCGAACGATTACAAAGAGGCTGCAACCAACTTTCGCATTCGCGGCTGGCAGTGGTGGCGCCAGGCGATGTTGCCCGGCATTTTCCCGTACTACATCACGGGCGCGATCACCGCATCCGGTGGCGCGTGGAATGCGAGCATCGTTTCCGAATTCGTGCAGTGGGGCGACACGAAAGTGGCCGCACATGGGCTTGGCGCCTATATCGCGCAAACCACGGCAGCCGGCGATTTCCCGAAGATCATCCTAGGCATCGCGGTGATGTCCCTGTTCGTTACGCTATTCAACCGTATTCTGTGGCGTCCGCTGTACGCGTATGCCGAGTCCCGACTGCGACTTGACTGA
- a CDS encoding nitrate/sulfonate/bicarbonate ABC transporter ATP-binding protein yields MENLNAMKADVLEYAPRLGEEVMRVANVTRGFDKGQGELLVLDGVNLSLREGEIVGLLGRSGSGKSTLLRIIAGLIEPTSGEVAYMGKPLKGPAEGVSMVFQTFALFPWLTVLQNVEAGLEALGVGARARRERALAAIDLIGLDGFENAYPRELSGGMRQRVGFARALVVDPTLLLMDEPFSALDVLTAETLRTDLLDLWTQGRMPIKSVLIVTHNIEEAVFMCDRILVLSSNPGRVIAEIRVPFKHPRNRLDPAFRKLVDDIYAKMTARQTDEKTKKGLELHSWLPHVSTNLMAGLLEMLTAAPYNGRADMPEIARSLHLEIDDLFPIAEVLQHLDFADVREGDVFLTPAGRAFADLGTQERKALFAKHLLRQVPLAARIKEVLDERRGHRAPRVRFEQELEDFVTDDAAQEALDAVIDWGRYAEIFSYNDKTEVFSLADVEA; encoded by the coding sequence ATGGAAAACCTCAATGCCATGAAGGCCGATGTGCTCGAATACGCGCCGCGCCTCGGTGAAGAAGTGATGCGGGTCGCGAATGTCACGCGCGGCTTCGATAAGGGGCAGGGCGAACTGCTCGTGCTCGACGGTGTGAACCTGTCGCTGCGCGAGGGCGAGATCGTTGGCCTGCTTGGCCGTTCGGGCTCGGGCAAGTCGACGCTGTTGCGCATCATTGCCGGGTTGATCGAGCCGACCAGCGGCGAAGTCGCTTATATGGGCAAGCCGCTCAAGGGACCCGCCGAAGGTGTCTCAATGGTGTTCCAGACCTTCGCGCTGTTCCCGTGGCTGACGGTGCTGCAGAACGTGGAAGCTGGGCTGGAAGCGCTTGGCGTCGGCGCGCGTGCGCGCCGCGAACGCGCGCTCGCCGCGATCGATCTGATCGGTCTGGACGGTTTCGAGAACGCGTATCCGCGCGAACTGTCGGGCGGCATGCGCCAGCGCGTCGGCTTTGCGCGCGCGCTGGTCGTCGATCCGACGCTGCTGCTGATGGACGAGCCGTTCTCCGCGCTCGACGTGCTGACGGCGGAAACGCTGCGTACCGACCTGCTCGATCTGTGGACGCAAGGGCGCATGCCCATCAAGTCGGTGCTGATCGTCACGCACAACATCGAGGAAGCCGTGTTCATGTGCGACCGGATTCTCGTGCTGTCATCGAATCCGGGGCGCGTGATCGCCGAGATCAGGGTGCCGTTCAAGCATCCGCGCAACCGTCTGGACCCGGCGTTCCGCAAGCTCGTGGACGACATCTACGCGAAGATGACTGCACGTCAGACAGATGAGAAAACGAAGAAGGGGCTGGAACTGCATAGCTGGCTGCCGCACGTGTCGACCAACCTGATGGCGGGTCTGCTCGAAATGCTGACGGCGGCGCCGTACAACGGCCGCGCGGACATGCCGGAGATCGCGCGTTCACTGCATCTGGAAATCGACGACCTGTTCCCGATCGCCGAAGTGTTGCAGCACCTGGACTTCGCCGATGTGCGCGAAGGCGATGTGTTCCTCACGCCGGCAGGCCGCGCGTTTGCCGACCTGGGCACGCAGGAGCGCAAAGCCTTGTTTGCGAAACATCTGCTGCGGCAGGTGCCATTGGCAGCGCGCATCAAGGAAGTGCTCGACGAACGCCGTGGACACCGTGCGCCGCGCGTGCGTTTCGAGCAGGAACTGGAAGACTTCGTCACCGACGATGCCGCACAAGAAGCGCTCGATGCCGTGATCGACTGGGGCCGCTACGCGGAGATCTTCTCTTACAACGACAAGACGGAAGTCTTCAGTCTTGCCGATGTCGAAGCCTGA
- a CDS encoding potassium transporter Kup: protein MSTSTLRAASPTAHGTSELALGAIGVVFGDIGTSPLYTLRECLKAAGGVSQTNVYGIVSLILWAIIIVVTFKYVCFVMRADNDGEGGILALTALASEVAPVRLRKVLLTLGVFGAAMFYGDSMITPAISVISAVEGVTLVDAHLTEWIVPIALVILTGLFKLQKRGTGAVGKVFGPVMLVWFVTLAVLGIVNITDHPEIMRAASPYYAFIFLTRAPATAFIVLGSVFLALTGGEALYADMGHFGKTPVRLSWLLLVFPGLVLNYFGQAALVLSKPSVVAQPFFESAPSWALIPLVVLAAVATVIASQAVISGAFSMTKQAVQLGLLPRIPVVHTSSREIGQVYVPFINLTLYIAVVFLVLFFKSSDNLAAAYGIAVASTMLLTTLLMYFVTHSLWKWRPLATIAVIVPMALVDLLFVSSNASKVMDGGWFPLLAGGALFTVMTTWHKGRELLVQQIRSDSLPLAPLVKSLTAGEHRVLRTQGTAVFPGGVADATPSAFLHNLKHNGVMHRVNIFMAGSTDNTPHVSDEEKVAVNDLGNGCYTVLVRHGFMEIPNVPAVLKLVERHIPEWHFEPSEVSFFLGRDTIVATGQSRGMSLWRERLFAFLARNAAQAAEYLSLPPNRVVEMGGQVNL, encoded by the coding sequence ATGTCCACGTCTACCCTTCGAGCCGCTTCTCCGACCGCTCACGGAACGTCTGAGCTCGCGCTGGGCGCAATCGGCGTCGTCTTCGGCGACATCGGCACGAGTCCGCTCTATACGCTCAGAGAATGTCTGAAAGCCGCAGGCGGCGTCAGTCAGACGAACGTTTATGGCATCGTCTCGCTGATTCTTTGGGCCATCATCATCGTCGTGACGTTCAAATACGTCTGCTTCGTGATGCGCGCCGACAACGACGGCGAAGGCGGCATACTCGCGCTCACCGCATTGGCTTCCGAGGTCGCGCCAGTGCGGCTGCGCAAGGTACTGCTGACGCTCGGCGTCTTCGGTGCCGCGATGTTCTACGGCGACTCGATGATCACGCCCGCCATTTCGGTTATATCGGCCGTTGAAGGCGTGACGCTCGTCGATGCGCATCTGACCGAATGGATCGTCCCGATCGCGCTCGTCATTCTCACCGGTCTGTTCAAGCTGCAAAAGCGCGGTACGGGCGCGGTCGGCAAAGTATTCGGGCCGGTCATGCTGGTATGGTTCGTCACGCTCGCGGTGCTCGGCATCGTCAATATCACGGACCATCCCGAGATCATGCGCGCCGCGTCGCCGTACTACGCTTTCATTTTTCTCACGCGTGCGCCGGCTACGGCTTTCATTGTGTTGGGCTCGGTATTTCTTGCCTTGACGGGTGGCGAAGCGCTCTATGCCGACATGGGTCATTTCGGCAAGACACCCGTGCGGCTGTCGTGGCTTTTGCTGGTCTTTCCCGGCCTCGTGCTCAACTACTTTGGTCAGGCCGCCCTGGTGCTCAGCAAACCGTCTGTGGTCGCGCAGCCGTTTTTCGAATCGGCGCCCTCCTGGGCATTGATTCCGCTCGTCGTGCTTGCGGCAGTAGCTACCGTGATCGCGTCTCAAGCGGTGATTTCCGGCGCGTTTTCGATGACCAAGCAGGCCGTGCAACTGGGACTGCTGCCGCGCATCCCCGTCGTACACACGTCGAGTCGGGAAATCGGCCAGGTGTACGTGCCCTTCATCAACCTCACGCTGTATATCGCCGTGGTGTTTCTCGTGCTGTTCTTCAAGTCTTCCGATAACCTTGCAGCCGCCTACGGCATCGCGGTCGCATCGACGATGCTGTTGACCACGTTGCTGATGTACTTCGTCACGCATAGCCTGTGGAAGTGGAGGCCGCTCGCGACAATCGCCGTGATCGTGCCGATGGCGCTCGTCGATCTGCTGTTCGTGTCGAGCAACGCAAGCAAGGTCATGGACGGCGGATGGTTCCCGTTGCTGGCAGGTGGTGCGCTATTCACGGTCATGACGACCTGGCACAAGGGCCGCGAACTGCTCGTACAGCAGATCAGGAGCGACAGCCTTCCGCTGGCACCGCTCGTCAAATCTCTGACGGCAGGCGAGCACAGGGTGCTGCGCACACAAGGCACGGCGGTGTTCCCTGGCGGCGTTGCGGACGCGACGCCCTCGGCCTTCCTCCACAACCTGAAGCACAACGGCGTGATGCATCGCGTGAACATCTTCATGGCGGGCTCAACCGACAACACGCCTCACGTTTCCGACGAAGAGAAAGTCGCCGTCAATGATCTGGGCAACGGCTGCTATACGGTCCTTGTTCGGCACGGCTTCATGGAAATCCCGAACGTGCCGGCTGTTCTGAAACTTGTCGAGCGGCATATTCCGGAGTGGCACTTCGAGCCGTCTGAAGTGTCTTTCTTTCTCGGCCGCGATACGATCGTCGCAACGGGCCAGTCACGCGGTATGTCGTTATGGCGCGAGAGGCTGTTCGCATTCCTCGCCCGCAATGCCGCCCAGGCTGCCGAGTACCTCAGCCTGCCGCCCAATCGCGTCGTCGAGATGGGCGGCCAGGTCAATCTTTGA
- a CDS encoding DUF6600 domain-containing protein: MTTTFKRLRAKAIVAAVAVALVPLSSLAQVPSPSAPAQSGGDPPGRVARLNYFAGTVTMEPAGASDWSYVVLNRPLTTGDQLWADSNARAELHAGSTALRLDQQTAFDIVDLDDDTTQLKVTQGTLSARVRALTSGQSVELDTPNVALVAGGAGLYRVDVAPDGSETTVTVREGSATLYGDGVSYQMSAGEQIRFIGTGLQQQAGGPAPSPDAFDQWVASRNRAEDNSISARYVSREMPGYEDLDANGTWRNDPTYGEVWVPTVAVTAGWAPYHAGHWAWIAPWGWTWVDDAPWGFAPFHYGRWAYVDHAWAWVPGPVVIARPPVYAPALVAFVGGGGGGAHWGIDLAIGGAVSAGVAWFALGPGEAWHPAYHASPAYYSRVNNVNVNVTNIHNTTIITNVTNVTNVHNTYINQTVPGAVAAVPANAFVRGEPVAQALRPVSAQQIAHAQIGAGAPAVAPVRESFAGGMRPAQAGAPVALAQRQVVATRAPRVPAAYHDVLAQRFASDGGRVTGAGEPVIRTTAPVSFAPAAHVAGKPGEPASFGNVHLISRAQAKPLPAHGEEPQHTVAAAPGAEEVQPQQAHAPQAHENAAPHPQGVETAQQHEHEAHQEVRPEPNRPQAGEAMRPEEAPREVQHHAPAAPHAPEAEQHANPPMPRHEEQQHAEVHAQAQPEQHVPPRPQAHEQPREQAHPQPEHRKPEEEHHAE; the protein is encoded by the coding sequence ATGACAACAACCTTCAAGCGCCTTCGCGCCAAAGCCATCGTGGCCGCCGTTGCCGTAGCACTGGTTCCGCTGTCGTCGCTCGCACAGGTGCCCTCGCCCAGCGCGCCCGCTCAATCGGGCGGCGATCCGCCGGGACGCGTTGCGCGGCTCAATTACTTCGCGGGCACCGTCACGATGGAGCCCGCGGGCGCAAGCGACTGGTCGTATGTCGTGCTGAACCGTCCGCTCACCACGGGCGATCAGCTGTGGGCCGACTCGAACGCGCGCGCCGAACTTCACGCCGGTTCAACTGCGCTGCGCCTCGACCAGCAGACGGCATTCGACATCGTCGATCTCGACGACGACACCACGCAGCTGAAAGTGACGCAGGGCACGCTATCGGCCCGCGTGCGCGCATTGACCTCGGGGCAAAGCGTCGAACTCGATACGCCGAATGTGGCACTGGTTGCAGGTGGCGCGGGCCTGTACCGCGTCGACGTCGCGCCCGATGGCAGCGAGACGACCGTGACGGTCCGCGAAGGCAGCGCCACGTTGTATGGCGACGGCGTGTCGTATCAGATGAGTGCGGGCGAGCAGATCCGTTTCATCGGCACCGGTTTGCAGCAACAGGCAGGCGGCCCTGCGCCCTCGCCTGATGCATTCGACCAATGGGTCGCAAGCCGCAACCGGGCCGAGGACAACTCGATCTCCGCGCGCTATGTATCGCGCGAAATGCCGGGCTACGAAGATCTCGACGCGAACGGAACGTGGCGTAACGATCCGACCTACGGTGAAGTTTGGGTGCCGACGGTCGCCGTGACGGCGGGATGGGCACCCTATCACGCGGGACACTGGGCATGGATCGCGCCGTGGGGCTGGACGTGGGTCGATGACGCACCGTGGGGTTTTGCGCCTTTCCACTATGGTCGCTGGGCTTATGTGGATCATGCGTGGGCGTGGGTGCCGGGGCCTGTCGTCATCGCACGTCCGCCGGTGTATGCGCCTGCACTCGTGGCCTTCGTCGGTGGCGGTGGCGGCGGTGCGCACTGGGGCATCGATCTGGCGATCGGCGGCGCGGTCAGCGCGGGCGTTGCCTGGTTCGCGCTCGGACCGGGCGAGGCCTGGCATCCCGCCTATCATGCGAGCCCTGCGTACTATAGCCGCGTGAACAACGTGAACGTGAACGTCACAAACATTCACAACACGACGATCATCACCAACGTCACCAACGTCACCAACGTCCACAACACGTATATCAATCAGACTGTGCCGGGCGCAGTCGCCGCTGTGCCCGCCAACGCGTTCGTGCGTGGCGAGCCGGTTGCGCAAGCGCTGCGGCCCGTCAGCGCGCAGCAGATCGCCCATGCGCAGATTGGCGCGGGCGCACCAGCTGTCGCGCCCGTGCGCGAGAGTTTCGCGGGTGGCATGCGGCCCGCGCAGGCGGGCGCACCTGTCGCGCTCGCGCAGCGTCAGGTCGTGGCCACACGCGCGCCGCGCGTGCCCGCCGCGTATCACGATGTGCTCGCGCAGCGCTTTGCGAGCGACGGTGGGCGGGTAACGGGCGCAGGGGAACCGGTAATCCGTACGACTGCGCCCGTGAGTTTTGCACCGGCTGCGCACGTTGCCGGCAAGCCCGGCGAGCCTGCCAGTTTCGGCAATGTTCATTTGATCAGTCGCGCGCAGGCGAAGCCGCTGCCGGCGCATGGCGAAGAGCCACAGCACACGGTCGCGGCGGCGCCCGGTGCTGAAGAAGTGCAGCCGCAGCAGGCTCATGCTCCACAGGCGCATGAGAACGCAGCGCCGCATCCCCAGGGGGTGGAGACGGCACAGCAACATGAACATGAGGCGCATCAGGAAGTCAGGCCGGAGCCGAACCGGCCTCAAGCGGGTGAAGCGATGCGTCCGGAAGAAGCACCGCGTGAAGTCCAGCATCATGCGCCGGCCGCTCCGCATGCGCCTGAGGCAGAACAGCATGCCAACCCGCCCATGCCGCGACATGAAGAACAGCAGCACGCGGAGGTGCACGCGCAAGCGCAGCCGGAGCAGCATGTCCCGCCGCGTCCGCAGGCTCACGAGCAACCTCGCGAGCAAGCGCATCCGCAGCCTGAGCATCGCAAACCGGAAGAAGAGCATCACGCGGAGTGA
- a CDS encoding DUF1800 domain-containing protein: protein MVALCTTAAFAAPAAPQDHLDRDDARFLLERTGFTPSPRETATYVGLTREQAVDRLLASARSTATTPLPAWFEEPIPAPQVQRKWTPEDRRAQQTVRGEWYQDARGWWVREMLVTPSPLAERMTMFWHNHFVSGQDKVPWPQTMLAQNVLLRRDALGNFGTMLHDVAKDPAMLQYLDGASNRKGHPNENFAREVMELFTLGEGHYTQHDVAEAARAFTGWGLDDSLHYVWRPAAHDNSPKTVFGKTANLDGDQMLDLLLARPETANFVTAKLWREFISDTPDPAEVASMADAFRSSHYDIRTVLRVMFLSQAFWDQQGEGTLARSPVDFVIGTLRSFEVGYGSTQHLSDTLRSLGQDVYEPPNVKGWPGSQTWINSTTLLARERFVEAVLRSSGTGAAGAMKPLPASRPGEPGMVAPVAMKPAPPRPAGDGLHFDPARWLAEQNISPIGVPDAITRMRLVRTVLPTRPVEPVSPDDDGQAMLQTLLTDPAYQLK from the coding sequence ATGGTTGCGCTGTGCACGACGGCTGCCTTTGCTGCGCCGGCCGCGCCGCAAGACCATCTCGACCGCGACGATGCGCGCTTCCTGCTCGAACGCACGGGGTTCACGCCGAGCCCGCGCGAAACGGCAACATATGTCGGCCTGACTCGCGAGCAGGCCGTCGACCGTCTGCTCGCGAGCGCACGCTCGACGGCCACCACACCGCTGCCTGCGTGGTTCGAAGAGCCGATCCCGGCGCCACAGGTACAGCGCAAATGGACGCCCGAGGACCGGCGCGCGCAGCAGACCGTGCGCGGCGAGTGGTATCAGGATGCGCGCGGATGGTGGGTCAGGGAAATGCTGGTGACGCCGTCGCCGCTTGCCGAGCGCATGACGATGTTCTGGCACAACCACTTCGTGTCGGGGCAGGACAAGGTGCCCTGGCCGCAGACGATGCTTGCGCAGAACGTGCTGTTGCGCCGCGACGCGCTCGGCAACTTCGGGACGATGCTGCACGACGTCGCAAAAGATCCGGCGATGCTGCAATACCTCGATGGCGCGAGCAATCGCAAGGGCCATCCCAATGAGAACTTCGCTCGCGAGGTGATGGAACTGTTCACACTGGGCGAAGGGCACTACACGCAGCACGACGTTGCGGAAGCGGCGCGCGCATTCACCGGTTGGGGACTCGACGACAGCCTGCATTACGTGTGGCGCCCCGCCGCGCACGACAACAGCCCGAAAACGGTCTTCGGCAAGACGGCGAATCTGGACGGCGACCAGATGCTCGACCTGTTGCTGGCGCGTCCGGAGACCGCGAACTTCGTCACGGCCAAACTCTGGCGCGAGTTCATCTCCGACACGCCGGACCCGGCGGAGGTCGCGTCGATGGCGGATGCTTTTCGGAGTAGCCACTATGACATTCGCACGGTATTGCGCGTGATGTTTCTTTCGCAGGCGTTCTGGGATCAGCAGGGCGAGGGGACGCTCGCGCGTTCTCCCGTCGATTTCGTGATCGGCACGTTGCGCTCGTTCGAGGTCGGATACGGTTCGACGCAGCATTTGTCCGACACGCTGCGCAGTCTCGGCCAGGACGTGTACGAGCCGCCGAACGTCAAGGGTTGGCCGGGCAGCCAGACATGGATCAACAGTACGACGCTGCTCGCGCGTGAGCGGTTCGTCGAAGCGGTGCTGCGTTCATCGGGCACAGGCGCGGCCGGCGCGATGAAGCCGTTGCCCGCGTCGCGTCCGGGTGAGCCTGGCATGGTCGCGCCCGTTGCGATGAAGCCGGCGCCGCCGCGTCCTGCGGGCGATGGTCTGCATTTCGATCCCGCACGCTGGCTTGCCGAACAGAACATCTCGCCCATCGGCGTGCCCGATGCGATTACCCGCATGCGGCTCGTGCGCACGGTGCTACCGACGCGTCCCGTCGAACCTGTCTCACCGGATGACGACGGGCAGGCGATGCTTCAGACGCTGCTCACCGATCCCGCCTATCAGCTCAAGTAG